Proteins from one Mycobacterium sp. HUMS_12744610 genomic window:
- a CDS encoding alpha/beta fold hydrolase, which translates to MVTTGQASIDTRVDGDGPAVVVIPSYGRDAGSDFDALTTTLVAGGYRVLRPQPRGVAGSSGPMSGVTFADMAGDIARVVDDLADGPAVILGHAFGNFVARATAVHHPGRVAAVILAAASGRTVDPQINSAPMRAGDLTLPDATRLAVLQQAFFAPGHDASVWLGGWYPATLAMQVDCVQRTDAARYCGAGDAPVFEIIAALDPFHRRDEWGDMRGRYGDRVTTTVIDDASHALFPEQPDAVADAVVDYLRTLNHGVGR; encoded by the coding sequence GTGGTCACGACCGGGCAGGCGTCGATCGACACCCGCGTCGACGGGGACGGACCCGCCGTGGTGGTCATCCCGTCCTACGGGCGCGACGCCGGCAGCGACTTCGACGCGTTGACCACGACGCTCGTCGCCGGAGGTTACCGGGTGCTACGCCCACAGCCGCGCGGTGTCGCCGGTTCTTCCGGACCGATGAGCGGTGTCACCTTCGCCGACATGGCCGGCGATATCGCACGGGTGGTCGACGACCTGGCCGACGGGCCGGCGGTCATCCTCGGGCACGCCTTCGGCAACTTCGTCGCCCGCGCTACCGCGGTGCACCACCCGGGCCGCGTGGCGGCCGTCATCCTGGCCGCCGCGTCCGGCAGAACCGTTGACCCACAGATCAATTCAGCACCTATGCGCGCCGGCGACCTCACGCTGCCCGACGCGACCCGATTAGCCGTGCTGCAGCAGGCATTCTTCGCCCCCGGCCACGACGCCTCAGTCTGGCTCGGCGGTTGGTACCCCGCAACCCTGGCGATGCAAGTGGACTGCGTGCAACGCACTGACGCCGCCCGGTACTGCGGCGCCGGGGACGCGCCGGTGTTCGAGATCATTGCCGCCCTCGACCCGTTTCACCGGCGCGACGAATGGGGAGATATGCGCGGCCGCTACGGCGACCGGGTCACCACCACCGTTATCGACGACGCCAGCCACGCCCTGTTCCCCGAACAGCCTGATGCCGTTGCCGACGCCGTCGTCGACTACCTGCGCACCCTCAACCACGGCGTCGGTCGATGA
- a CDS encoding YbhB/YbcL family Raf kinase inhibitor-like protein — MVRLSPIAYRLSRCGEDEDEDDIDVPLPRPLLHTVAVIDLTVDGVTAGALEPGTAGIRFIPAAFGRHGYGGPRPIPGHGPHHYRLHVFAIDKAIPREVTTPRALLATMSGHVLGRGPLTGTYER, encoded by the coding sequence ATTGTTCGCCTATCGCCTATCGCCTATCGCCTCTCGCGCTGTGGCGAGGACGAGGACGAGGACGACATCGACGTCCCGCTGCCCCGTCCGTTGCTGCACACCGTCGCGGTAATCGACCTGACCGTCGACGGCGTCACCGCCGGTGCCCTGGAGCCCGGTACCGCGGGCATACGTTTCATTCCGGCCGCATTCGGCCGTCACGGCTATGGCGGACCGCGGCCGATCCCCGGTCACGGGCCGCACCACTACCGCTTACATGTGTTCGCGATCGACAAAGCCATCCCGCGGGAGGTCACGACACCCAGGGCGCTACTGGCGACGATGTCCGGCCACGTACTGGGCCGCGGCCCGCTGACCGGAACCTACGAACGATGA
- a CDS encoding pseudouridine synthase encodes MRPAPLPVRDGLGPARVRLRGGPVLAELAERFGAAARAKVLSGEVVDADGVAVDAATVLPCGASVYLYRELPDEVAVPFDIPVLYRDAGLVVVDKPHFLATMPRGRHVAQTALVRLRRELGLPELSPAHRLDRLTAGVLLFTARRELRGAYQSLFARGLVRKTYLARAAVDPALELPRLVRNRIVKRRGRLQAFCEPGVPNAETRVELVSDGLYRLTPRTGRTHQLRVHMASLGIPILGDPLYPDVVDVAPDDFGAPLALLAQRLEFDDPLTGVRREFVSGRELPPG; translated from the coding sequence GTGAGGCCCGCGCCGCTGCCGGTGCGCGACGGGCTGGGCCCGGCCCGGGTGCGGCTGCGCGGCGGCCCGGTGCTGGCCGAGCTGGCCGAGCGGTTCGGCGCGGCGGCGCGCGCGAAGGTGCTGTCCGGCGAGGTCGTCGACGCCGACGGCGTGGCGGTCGACGCGGCCACCGTGCTGCCGTGCGGGGCCAGCGTCTACCTCTACCGCGAGCTGCCCGACGAGGTTGCGGTGCCCTTCGACATCCCGGTGCTGTACCGCGACGCCGGCCTGGTCGTCGTCGACAAGCCGCATTTCCTGGCGACGATGCCGCGGGGTCGGCACGTCGCGCAGACCGCGCTGGTGCGGTTGCGTCGGGAGCTGGGCCTGCCCGAGCTCAGCCCCGCCCATCGCCTGGACCGGTTGACCGCCGGGGTTCTGCTGTTCACCGCGCGGCGCGAGCTGCGTGGCGCCTACCAGTCGCTGTTCGCCCGCGGCCTGGTGCGCAAGACCTACCTGGCGCGCGCGGCCGTCGATCCGGCGCTGGAGCTGCCGCGCTTGGTTCGCAACCGGATCGTCAAGCGGCGGGGGCGGCTGCAGGCGTTCTGCGAGCCCGGCGTCCCCAACGCCGAGACACGGGTGGAGCTGGTGTCCGACGGCCTCTACCGGCTGACGCCGCGCACCGGGCGCACCCACCAGCTGCGGGTGCACATGGCGTCGCTGGGGATTCCGATCCTGGGGGATCCGCTGTATCCGGACGTTGTCGACGTGGCCCCCGACGACTTCGGCGCGCCGCTGGCATTGCTTGCGCAGCGCCTCGAGTTCGACGACCCGCTGACGGGCGTGCGCCGTGAGTTCGTCAGCGGCCGGGAGTTGCCGCCGGGTTGA
- a CDS encoding glycerol-3-phosphate dehydrogenase/oxidase has protein sequence MSDPLRPPGERGSPASGLGPRQREIAWKRLAAEQFDVVVIGGGVVGSGCALDAATRGLKVAQVEARDFASGTSSRSSKMFHGGLRYLEQLEFGLVREALYERELSLTTLAPHLVKPLPFLFPLTSRWWERPYIAAGIFLYDRLGGAKSVPAQKHLTRAGALRLSPGLKRSSLIGGIRYYDTVVDDARHTMTVARTAAHYGAVVRCSTQVVALLREGDRVTGVRVRDTEDGSTTEVRGHVVINATGVWTDEIQGLSKQRGRFQVRASKGVHIVVPRDRIVSDVAIILRTEKSVMFVIPWGNHWIIGTTDTDWALDLAHPAATKADIDYILGTVNTVLATPLTHADIDGVYAGLRPLLAGESEETSKLSREHAVAVPAPGLVAIAGGKYTTYRVMAADAVDAAVQFVPARVAPSITEKVSLLGADGYFALVNQAEHVGALRGLHPYRVRHLLDRYGSLIGDVLDLAADDPGLLDPIKEAAGYLKVEARYAVTAEGALHLEDILTRRMRISIEYAHRGVDCAREVAEVVAPVLGWSAEDVEREVANYAARVEAEVLSQAQPDDVSADELRASAPEARAELLEPVPLT, from the coding sequence GTGAGTGATCCGTTGCGCCCGCCCGGCGAGCGCGGCTCGCCGGCGTCCGGGCTGGGACCGCGGCAGCGCGAGATCGCCTGGAAGCGGCTGGCCGCCGAGCAGTTCGACGTCGTGGTCATCGGCGGCGGCGTGGTGGGCTCCGGGTGCGCGCTGGACGCCGCAACGCGCGGGCTCAAGGTGGCGCAGGTGGAGGCGCGCGACTTCGCGTCCGGCACGTCGAGCCGCTCGTCGAAGATGTTCCACGGCGGGCTGCGCTACCTCGAACAGCTGGAGTTCGGGCTGGTGCGCGAGGCGCTCTACGAGCGGGAGCTCTCGCTGACCACGCTGGCGCCCCACCTGGTCAAGCCGCTGCCGTTCCTGTTCCCGCTGACCAGCCGCTGGTGGGAGCGGCCCTACATCGCCGCGGGCATCTTCCTCTACGACCGGCTCGGCGGCGCGAAATCGGTTCCGGCGCAAAAGCATCTGACCCGCGCCGGGGCGCTGCGGCTGAGCCCCGGCCTGAAGCGCAGCTCGCTGATCGGGGGGATCCGCTACTACGACACCGTCGTCGACGACGCCCGGCACACCATGACCGTGGCCCGCACCGCCGCGCACTACGGGGCGGTGGTGCGCTGCTCCACCCAGGTGGTGGCGCTGCTGCGGGAGGGCGACCGGGTGACCGGCGTGCGGGTCCGCGACACCGAGGACGGCAGCACCACCGAGGTTCGCGGTCACGTCGTCATCAACGCCACCGGGGTGTGGACCGACGAGATCCAGGGGCTGTCCAAGCAGCGCGGGCGGTTCCAGGTGCGCGCGTCCAAGGGGGTGCACATCGTGGTGCCGCGCGACCGGATCGTCAGCGACGTCGCGATCATCCTGCGCACCGAGAAGTCGGTGATGTTCGTCATCCCGTGGGGCAACCACTGGATCATCGGCACCACCGACACCGACTGGGCCCTCGACCTCGCGCACCCGGCTGCCACCAAGGCCGACATCGACTACATCCTCGGCACCGTCAACACGGTGCTGGCCACCCCGCTCACGCACGCCGACATCGACGGCGTCTACGCCGGGCTGCGGCCGCTGCTGGCCGGCGAGAGCGAGGAGACCTCCAAGCTGTCCCGCGAGCACGCCGTGGCCGTGCCCGCGCCCGGGCTGGTGGCCATCGCCGGCGGCAAGTACACCACCTACCGGGTGATGGCCGCCGACGCCGTCGACGCCGCGGTGCAGTTCGTGCCGGCCCGGGTGGCGCCGTCGATCACCGAGAAGGTCAGCCTGCTCGGCGCCGACGGCTACTTCGCGCTGGTCAACCAGGCCGAGCACGTCGGCGCCCTGCGCGGCCTGCACCCCTACCGGGTGCGCCACCTGCTGGACCGCTACGGGTCGCTGATCGGTGACGTGCTGGACCTGGCCGCCGACGATCCCGGCCTGCTGGATCCGATCAAGGAGGCGGCGGGCTACCTGAAGGTCGAGGCCCGCTACGCCGTCACCGCCGAGGGGGCGCTGCACCTGGAGGACATCCTGACGCGCCGGATGCGGATCTCCATCGAATACGCGCACCGGGGCGTCGACTGCGCCCGCGAGGTGGCCGAGGTGGTGGCGCCGGTGCTGGGGTGGAGCGCCGAGGACGTCGAGCGTGAGGTCGCCAACTACGCGGCGCGGGTGGAGGCCGAGGTCCTGTCGCAGGCCCAGCCCGACGACGTCTCCGCCGACGAGTTGCGGGCCAGCGCCCCGGAGGCCCGCGCCGAGCTCCTCGAGCCGGTCCCGCTCACGTGA
- a CDS encoding gamma-glutamylcyclotransferase translates to MPLYAAYGSNMDPEQMLERAPHSPMAGTGWLHGWRLTFGGEDIGWEGALATVVEDPGSRVFVVLYDMTPADEQNLDRWEGSEFGVHKKIRCRVERISSDTDTAPVLAWLYVLDAWEGGLPSARYLGVMADAAEIAGAPADYVHALRTRPARNIGPGTSS, encoded by the coding sequence GTGCCGCTCTACGCCGCTTACGGATCGAACATGGATCCCGAACAGATGCTGGAGCGCGCGCCGCATTCGCCGATGGCCGGGACGGGGTGGCTGCACGGGTGGCGGTTGACCTTCGGCGGCGAGGACATCGGCTGGGAGGGTGCGCTGGCCACCGTCGTCGAGGATCCGGGATCCCGCGTGTTCGTCGTCCTCTACGACATGACACCGGCCGACGAGCAAAACCTCGACCGGTGGGAGGGCTCCGAGTTCGGCGTCCACAAGAAGATCCGGTGCCGGGTGGAGCGCATCTCGTCGGACACCGACACCGCTCCCGTGCTGGCGTGGCTGTACGTCCTGGACGCCTGGGAGGGCGGCCTGCCGTCGGCGCGCTATCTGGGCGTGATGGCCGACGCCGCCGAGATCGCCGGCGCCCCGGCGGATTACGTGCACGCCCTGCGCACCCGCCCGGCCCGCAACATCGGCCCCGGGACCAGCTCTTAG
- a CDS encoding endonuclease domain-containing protein, with protein sequence MHAELEWLLDAQGGVVTSAQALTHLSRRGLEADLKCGVLQKIWYGVYGRGEITDALRLRALDLVTGSKVAVCLSTAASMHGFDTELDTHLHVLNPLGQQLRPTRGLFVHRREGAPLVAVAGRPVTSPAWTAIEVARALRRPRALATLDAALRSRTCAREELAAAAARQAGRRGIVTTRELLSLASPLAESPMESEARLVMLDGGLPPPVLQYEVTDRRGRTWRLDFAWPQRRVGAEYDGVDWHSGPEAFRRDRERSAALQELGWSIVPVIATDVRQRPDDLVRRLDAQLRRAA encoded by the coding sequence ATGCATGCAGAGCTCGAGTGGCTGCTCGATGCGCAAGGCGGGGTGGTGACATCCGCCCAGGCGCTGACCCACCTCAGCCGCCGAGGCCTGGAAGCGGACCTGAAATGCGGTGTTCTGCAGAAGATTTGGTACGGCGTCTACGGCCGGGGTGAGATAACCGACGCGCTGCGACTGAGGGCGCTGGATCTGGTCACCGGCTCGAAGGTCGCGGTATGCCTGAGCACCGCAGCGTCGATGCACGGCTTCGACACCGAATTGGACACGCACCTGCATGTACTCAACCCGCTCGGGCAACAGTTGCGCCCCACCCGCGGCCTTTTCGTGCACCGTCGTGAGGGGGCGCCGCTCGTGGCCGTCGCCGGGCGCCCGGTGACCTCACCCGCGTGGACGGCGATCGAGGTGGCCCGGGCTCTACGCCGGCCGCGTGCGCTCGCGACGTTGGACGCCGCGCTGCGCAGCCGCACGTGCGCTCGCGAGGAGCTGGCGGCGGCGGCCGCGCGGCAGGCCGGCCGGCGGGGCATCGTGACCACACGCGAGCTGCTGAGCCTGGCCTCGCCGCTCGCGGAGTCTCCGATGGAGAGCGAGGCGCGGCTGGTCATGCTCGACGGCGGGCTGCCGCCGCCGGTGCTGCAGTACGAAGTCACCGACCGGCGGGGCCGCACCTGGCGGCTCGACTTCGCCTGGCCGCAGCGGCGCGTCGGCGCGGAGTACGACGGCGTCGACTGGCACAGCGGGCCGGAGGCTTTTCGCCGGGACCGTGAGCGCTCGGCCGCACTCCAGGAGCTGGGGTGGTCGATCGTCCCCGTCATCGCTACCGATGTCCGGCAGCGGCCCGACGACCTGGTCCGCCGGCTCGACGCGCAGCTACGCCGGGCCGCGTGA
- a CDS encoding amidohydrolase — MSLGEAADAWLAGHADDLVGWRRHIHRHPELGRQEYATTQFVAERLAEAGLNPKVLPGGTGLTCDVGPQREPRIALRADMDALPMAERTGAPYASRMPNVAHACGHDAHTAILLGAAQALASAPELPVGVRFIFQAAEELMPGGAIDAIAAGALAGVARIFALHCDPHLAVGKVAVRPGPITSAADSIEITLHSPGGHTSRPHLTADLVYGLGTLITGLPGVLSRRIDPRNGTVLVWGAVNAGVAANAIPQSGVLAGTVRTASRQTWVSLEGIIREAVTAMLSPLGVEHTMRYHRGVPPVVNEEVATHILTHAIEAIGPDVLADTRQSGGGEDFSWYLEEISGAMARLGVWSGEGAQLDLHQPTFDLDERALAIGVRLMVHIIEQAALF, encoded by the coding sequence ATGAGCCTGGGTGAGGCCGCCGATGCGTGGCTGGCCGGGCACGCCGACGACCTGGTCGGCTGGCGCCGGCACATCCACCGCCACCCGGAGCTGGGCCGTCAGGAGTACGCCACCACGCAGTTCGTCGCCGAACGGCTGGCCGAGGCGGGGCTGAACCCGAAGGTGCTGCCGGGCGGCACCGGGCTGACGTGCGACGTCGGTCCCCAGCGCGAGCCGCGGATCGCGTTGCGGGCCGACATGGACGCGCTGCCCATGGCCGAGCGGACCGGGGCGCCGTACGCCTCGCGCATGCCCAACGTCGCGCACGCCTGCGGCCACGACGCGCACACCGCGATCCTGCTGGGCGCCGCGCAGGCGTTGGCGTCGGCGCCCGAGCTGCCGGTCGGCGTGCGGTTCATCTTCCAGGCCGCCGAGGAGCTGATGCCCGGCGGCGCCATCGACGCGATCGCGGCCGGGGCGCTGGCCGGCGTGGCGCGGATTTTCGCGCTGCACTGCGATCCCCACCTGGCGGTCGGCAAGGTGGCCGTGCGGCCGGGCCCCATCACGTCGGCGGCCGACTCGATCGAGATCACGCTGCATTCCCCGGGTGGGCACACCTCGCGTCCACACCTGACCGCCGACCTGGTCTACGGGCTGGGCACCCTGATCACCGGCCTGCCCGGGGTGCTGTCGCGCCGCATCGACCCGCGCAACGGCACGGTGCTGGTGTGGGGGGCGGTCAACGCGGGTGTGGCCGCCAACGCCATCCCGCAGTCGGGGGTGCTGGCGGGCACCGTCCGCACGGCCAGCCGGCAGACGTGGGTGTCGCTCGAGGGGATCATCCGCGAGGCCGTCACCGCCATGCTGTCGCCGCTGGGGGTCGAGCACACCATGCGCTACCACCGCGGCGTGCCGCCGGTGGTCAACGAGGAGGTCGCCACGCACATCCTCACCCATGCGATCGAGGCCATCGGCCCCGACGTGCTGGCCGACACCCGGCAGTCCGGCGGGGGTGAGGATTTCTCCTGGTACCTCGAGGAGATCTCCGGCGCGATGGCGCGACTGGGCGTGTGGTCGGGCGAGGGCGCGCAGCTCGACCTGCATCAGCCGACGTTCGACCTCGACGAGCGGGCCCTGGCGATCGGGGTGCGCCTGATGGTCCACATCATCGAGCAGGCCGCCCTTTTTTGA
- a CDS encoding M20 family metallopeptidase, producing MPTATLDSVEDVVRRRGADLVELSHSIHAEPELAFAEHRSCAKAQALVAERGFEITAPAGGLDTAFRADFGSGPLVVGVCAEYDALPEIGHACGHNIIAASAVGTALALAEVADELGLTVALLGTPAEEAGGGKALLLKAGVFDDVAVAVMAHPGPSDIAAARSLALSEAIVRYRGKESHAAVAPYLGVNAADAVTVAQVAIGVLRQQLAPGQLVHGIVTDGGQAVNVIPGRAAMQYAMRAAESESLRELEGRMFACFAAGALATGCEHEIDQPAPPYAELKPDHWLAEVFREEMRRLGREPLAPEVEAALPMGSTDMGNVTHVLPGIHPVIGVDAGGATVHQRAFAAVAAAPSGDRAVVEAAIMLARTVVRLAESPAERDRVLAARERRADS from the coding sequence ATGCCCACCGCCACTTTGGACAGCGTCGAAGACGTCGTGCGGCGCCGGGGCGCCGACCTCGTCGAGCTGTCGCACTCCATCCACGCCGAGCCCGAGCTGGCGTTCGCCGAGCATCGCAGCTGCGCCAAGGCGCAGGCGCTGGTCGCCGAGCGCGGTTTCGAGATCACCGCGCCCGCCGGTGGTTTGGACACCGCGTTTCGCGCCGACTTCGGCAGCGGCCCGCTGGTGGTCGGCGTCTGCGCGGAATACGACGCGCTGCCCGAGATCGGGCACGCCTGCGGCCACAACATCATCGCGGCGTCCGCGGTGGGCACCGCCTTGGCGCTGGCCGAGGTGGCCGACGAGCTCGGTTTGACGGTGGCGCTGCTGGGAACACCCGCCGAGGAGGCCGGCGGCGGCAAGGCGCTGCTGCTGAAGGCGGGGGTCTTCGACGACGTCGCGGTGGCGGTGATGGCCCACCCCGGTCCGTCCGACATCGCCGCGGCGCGCTCGCTGGCGCTGTCCGAGGCGATCGTGCGCTACCGGGGCAAGGAGTCGCACGCCGCCGTCGCGCCCTACCTGGGGGTCAACGCCGCCGACGCGGTGACCGTCGCGCAGGTGGCCATCGGGGTGCTGCGCCAGCAGCTCGCCCCGGGCCAGCTGGTGCACGGCATCGTCACCGACGGCGGCCAGGCCGTCAACGTCATCCCGGGCCGCGCGGCGATGCAGTACGCGATGCGGGCGGCCGAGTCGGAATCGCTGCGGGAGCTGGAGGGCAGGATGTTCGCGTGCTTCGCGGCCGGGGCGCTGGCCACCGGCTGCGAACACGAGATCGACCAGCCCGCACCGCCGTACGCCGAACTCAAACCCGACCACTGGCTGGCCGAGGTGTTCCGGGAGGAGATGCGCAGGCTCGGGCGCGAGCCGCTGGCCCCCGAGGTGGAGGCGGCGCTGCCGATGGGCAGCACCGACATGGGCAACGTGACGCACGTGCTGCCGGGGATCCATCCGGTGATCGGCGTCGACGCCGGCGGCGCCACCGTGCACCAGCGCGCCTTCGCCGCGGTCGCCGCCGCGCCCAGCGGCGACCGCGCCGTCGTCGAGGCCGCGATCATGCTGGCGCGCACCGTGGTCCGCCTGGCCGAGAGCCCCGCCGAACGCGACCGGGTGCTGGCGGCCCGAGAACGCCGGGCCGACTCATGA
- a CDS encoding cutinase family protein: protein MVGPIVGPAVAVVAAAVTFAGGAPSARADECADVQLIFARGTAEPPGLGAVGDALLAALRPALGSRSVDSYAVNYPASYNFLTTADGANDARDHIAEMTGQCPSTKLVLGGFSQGASAVSMLAGVPPLGQRIGNLGSAPALDPDLASKVRAVAVFGNPGNRFDTPLSTTGEFAGRAIDLCSPGDPVCVVGGRDRDAHHDYSVPPYPGEAAAFIAGLV from the coding sequence ATCGTCGGTCCCATCGTCGGCCCGGCCGTCGCCGTCGTGGCAGCGGCCGTGACGTTCGCGGGTGGGGCGCCGTCCGCGCGAGCCGACGAGTGCGCCGACGTCCAGCTGATCTTCGCCCGCGGCACGGCCGAACCGCCCGGCCTGGGCGCCGTAGGCGATGCGCTGCTGGCCGCCCTGCGCCCAGCGCTCGGCTCGCGCAGCGTCGACAGCTACGCGGTGAACTACCCGGCCAGCTACAACTTCCTGACCACCGCCGACGGCGCCAACGACGCACGCGACCACATCGCCGAGATGACCGGCCAGTGCCCGTCGACGAAGCTGGTGCTCGGCGGCTTCTCGCAGGGCGCCTCCGCGGTCTCGATGCTGGCGGGGGTGCCACCCTTGGGCCAGCGCATCGGCAACCTGGGGTCGGCCCCCGCGCTGGATCCCGACCTGGCGAGCAAGGTGCGGGCGGTCGCGGTGTTCGGCAACCCCGGCAACCGCTTCGACACACCCCTGTCGACCACGGGCGAGTTCGCCGGCCGCGCCATCGACCTGTGCAGCCCCGGCGATCCCGTCTGCGTCGTCGGAGGCCGCGACCGGGATGCGCACCACGACTACTCGGTGCCGCCCTACCCCGGTGAGGCGGCGGCGTTCATCGCCGGACTGGTGTAG
- a CDS encoding purine-nucleoside phosphorylase, with protein sequence MSDAATDADELARRAGHFIAERTGAAEHDVAVVLGSGWSSAVAALGAATATLPQAEVPGFRPPSAAGHSGQLLSVPIGAHRVLVLVGRVHAYEGHDLRHVVHPVRAACAAGARVVVLTNAAGGLRPGMTVGRPVLISDHLNLTARSPLTGPQFVDLTDAYAPRLRRLALQADPELTEGVYACMPGPHYETPAEIRMLRTLGADLVGMSTVHETIAARAAGAEVLGVSLVTNLAAGIGGAPLSHAEVLAAGAASAHRMGALLADLIARV encoded by the coding sequence GTGAGCGACGCCGCGACCGACGCCGACGAACTCGCCCGGCGGGCGGGGCATTTCATCGCCGAGCGCACCGGAGCCGCCGAGCACGACGTCGCCGTCGTCCTCGGGTCGGGATGGTCCTCGGCGGTCGCCGCGCTGGGTGCCGCCACCGCCACGCTCCCCCAGGCCGAGGTGCCCGGGTTCCGCCCGCCGAGCGCCGCCGGGCACAGCGGTCAGCTGCTGTCGGTGCCGATCGGCGCGCACCGGGTGCTGGTGCTGGTCGGGCGCGTGCACGCCTACGAGGGCCACGACCTGCGCCACGTCGTGCACCCGGTCCGGGCGGCCTGCGCGGCCGGGGCGCGCGTCGTGGTGCTCACCAACGCGGCCGGCGGGCTGCGCCCTGGCATGACGGTCGGCCGGCCGGTGCTGATCAGCGACCACCTCAACCTGACCGCGCGCTCCCCGTTGACCGGCCCGCAGTTCGTGGACCTGACCGACGCCTACGCGCCGCGACTGCGCCGGCTCGCCCTGCAGGCCGACCCGGAGCTGACCGAGGGCGTGTACGCCTGCATGCCCGGCCCCCACTACGAGACACCGGCCGAGATCCGGATGCTGCGGACCCTGGGCGCCGACCTGGTGGGCATGTCGACGGTGCACGAGACCATCGCCGCCCGCGCGGCCGGCGCCGAGGTGCTGGGGGTGTCGCTGGTGACCAACCTGGCCGCCGGGATCGGCGGCGCGCCGCTCAGCCACGCCGAGGTGCTCGCCGCCGGGGCCGCCTCGGCGCACCGGATGGGCGCGCTGCTGGCCGACCTGATAGCCCGGGTATGA
- the upp gene encoding uracil phosphoribosyltransferase — MDVRIIDHPLALARLTALRDKHTPNAEFRAALGDLTVMLVYEATRDAPLESFPVHTPLAETLGMRLAGKPLLVPVLRAGLGMLDRALALLPQAQVGFVGVARDEETHRAAGYLESLPDDLTGRAVLVLEPMLATGGSVRHTIGLLHRRGAARITVLCAVAAPEGIAALEKAAPDARLFTVAVDDGLNEHAFIVPGLGDAGDRQYGPR; from the coding sequence GTGGACGTACGCATCATCGATCACCCGCTGGCCCTGGCCCGGCTGACCGCGTTGCGCGACAAGCACACTCCCAACGCCGAGTTCCGGGCCGCGCTGGGCGACCTGACGGTGATGCTGGTCTACGAGGCCACCCGCGACGCGCCCCTCGAGAGCTTTCCGGTCCACACCCCGCTGGCCGAGACCCTCGGGATGCGACTGGCCGGAAAGCCGCTGCTGGTGCCCGTGCTGCGCGCCGGGCTGGGCATGCTCGACCGGGCGCTGGCGCTGCTGCCGCAGGCCCAGGTCGGGTTCGTCGGCGTGGCCCGCGACGAGGAAACCCACCGCGCGGCCGGGTATCTGGAGTCGCTGCCCGACGACCTGACTGGCCGGGCGGTGCTGGTGCTGGAACCGATGCTGGCGACGGGCGGGTCGGTGCGGCACACGATCGGTCTGCTGCACCGCCGCGGCGCCGCCAGGATCACCGTGCTGTGCGCGGTGGCCGCGCCGGAAGGCATTGCGGCCCTTGAGAAGGCGGCGCCGGATGCGCGGCTGTTCACCGTGGCCGTCGACGACGGCCTCAACGAGCACGCCTTCATCGTTCCCGGGCTCGGCGACGCGGGAGACCGCCAGTACGGGCCCCGCTAG
- a CDS encoding alkaline phosphatase family protein produces the protein MWPAVAVALAGIAATPLSPLVSLAAAAVPQPAHVVIVIEENRAAANIIGNRSAPFINALAAAGANMAASFAETHPSEPNYLALFAGSTFGVTTDACPVNAGAAPNLASELLAAGYTFAGFSEGLPAVGSPVCSAGKYARKHVPWADFTNVPPSTSLPFSAFPMGNYAALPTVSFVIPDNGNNMHDGSIPQADAWLNRNLSGYANWAAANNSLLIVTWDEDDNSSRNRIPTVFYGAHVRPGTYGEQISHYNVLSTLEQMYGLPKTGYAANAPAITDIWAG, from the coding sequence ATCTGGCCGGCCGTCGCGGTGGCGCTGGCGGGCATCGCGGCCACCCCGCTGTCCCCGCTGGTGAGCCTGGCGGCGGCCGCGGTCCCGCAACCGGCGCACGTGGTGATCGTGATCGAGGAGAACCGCGCGGCGGCCAACATCATCGGCAACAGGTCGGCGCCGTTCATCAACGCCCTGGCCGCGGCCGGCGCGAACATGGCCGCGTCGTTCGCCGAGACCCATCCCAGCGAGCCGAACTACCTGGCGCTGTTCGCCGGCAGCACGTTCGGCGTGACCACCGACGCGTGCCCGGTCAACGCCGGCGCTGCCCCCAACCTGGCGTCCGAGCTGCTGGCCGCCGGTTACACGTTCGCCGGGTTCTCCGAGGGGCTGCCCGCAGTCGGCTCACCGGTGTGCAGCGCGGGCAAGTACGCGCGCAAGCACGTGCCCTGGGCCGACTTCACCAACGTGCCGCCCAGCACGTCGCTGCCGTTCTCGGCGTTCCCGATGGGCAACTACGCCGCCCTGCCGACGGTGTCGTTCGTCATCCCCGACAACGGCAACAACATGCACGACGGCTCCATCCCGCAGGCCGACGCCTGGCTCAACCGCAACCTGTCCGGGTACGCCAACTGGGCGGCGGCCAACAACAGCCTGCTGATCGTGACCTGGGACGAGGACGACAACTCCAGCCGCAACCGGATCCCGACGGTGTTCTACGGCGCGCACGTGCGGCCCGGCACCTACGGCGAGCAGATCAGCCACTACAACGTGCTTTCCACGCTGGAGCAGATGTACGGACTGCCCAAGACCGGCTACGCCGCCAACGCCCCGGCGATCACCGACATCTGGGCGGGCTGA